Genomic DNA from Pseudorasbora parva isolate DD20220531a chromosome 17, ASM2467924v1, whole genome shotgun sequence:
GAATTGAGCCAAATAGGCAACAATAAATTTCAATATTGCATGAGTTTTCATCTGAACTTAGAATGTAAAATTGCAATACAAATGTTAAGCACAATAAAATCCACAACAACCCAAACTAGTTTGCAACTGCATTTGCAATGGGAGGCTATATAATTATCAGTGTCTAACCTGACAAAAAGATATGTTTGGCCATAACTTTTAAACACATTATCATATTCAAATTACAAACACATTAGTTAATCGTTAAATTGAATGTGGAGGATATTAACTGTgacaagatgattgacagggcagattaAACAAGTGACAGGATGCAAGAAACTAAGCAACAGAGTAGTAGGCCCCAAAGCTTGCAttctcttctgctacacactcaaaaatatctactttttcttcacaaaaagagcataGTTTTAGGttgtagtataagtaggcgaattgggacctGGCAAAATTAAATTCCTTTGGTCAGGAGTGCAAAAAAGACGCATTTGGCATGTGCGTCGTATCTAATGGACTATAAGTGCTCAAGTCTGCAGACCCtcctgatgaggaagattacgTCAAACGGACAGTGTGTGTACCATTGCGAAACCCGGACAGCCAAAGTCTACTTTGGGCTTAACTCTATAATGCTTTAACACCAAACTGTGTGTCATTGTCACCTCACACTGACAACACAACATCAATTTGGTAGCAGTGCCACCTACGTCAAAAGTGATAAGCAATTATATACAAGTGATTGCATTTAGGAATTTTCTGCCATTTTGactaaaataatcaaaaaatgtctttgattattcattGTTGCAATTGCTCTGATGCTCCCAGCCATGCTTGCATAACTCAtagtgcctttttttttttttgcagctgGCCCTTCATTTTCTGCtttcagctgtatttttatgcCTCTCTCTCTGTTTTCAGTACATCATATACCAAGCACAGGAAAAGCTGATGTCTTATGGCGCATGTTTGAAGGTATGCGGTTATCTCAGTATCCTAATAATAGTAAAACTTGTTGTCTACTGCAGTCTGGTGTATGGTCTCTGTCACTGATAAAGAAACACATTTAGTGTTCTGGCTTGGATCACAGTTTAGTGTTAGACAGCTTTTGGCTAGTGTGCTACATCTCCTCCCTTCTGGTGGAGAAAGACCAAACCAAATTTAACCAAGTGTAAACCAAATGTGCTCACAGTGTTTGGTTTATTTGTGTGGTCAGCTTTGCCCAAGCTTTTATTGGAATAAAGATTCTTCCTTGGTTTATGACACTTTACAACATTTCCACTGTACTATTACAAAATCCACTACATTctaaatgcaaaataaaataaaagcattacATTATTGTGGGTGTAATTTATAGTTTTAATAACATttgttaaaagtaaaaaaaatgtagtgcTGATGTATGATTGTTGAAGAATGTTTTCTGCTTTGAATTGAGTGTTTACAGCAGATGATTTTGCTCTGATCTTTTTTAGATTTGTATCTGTGTGCTGTGCTCATCTGCTCTATCGGTCTGGTCTGTATGCTTGTCTTTGCCATGACTATCACGTGTCAGCACATGCAGCACAAACGAAGAATACGAGGTGATGAGCTTTTTACCCTAGAGTCCAAATTATACGATACTTTAAGTCAATGTCATCAGTGCAAATATGTTTTTCaaaattaaattgtattattattattgttattttctttATAAGTTTATGCTTGTTCTGTCTCCATTCAGCCAATTATTACCTGGTGAAGTGCCCAGAAAACAGGTAAACCTatgtaatgtgatttagccTACCACTGCTTATTATTGATCCATACCTGATTCTTAGATTGATTTCAAGTCTAACATTGTTCTGTTTTAAATATCCAGCTCAGGAGAGACAGTAACCAGCGTGGCCAGCTCCTCTCCTGCGATGCACAGAAAAGAGAAACGACACAAACCACAGCTCAGAAACGTCACTGAACGTCTACCACCACCACAGATACCAGCTAAAGGTACAttaaaacactaaaacaaaCATCAATGTCTAAAAGTGCATATTGTGTCATCAAAAATGTTGGGTAACACTGTACAATAAGGATCAATTCATCAACAGTAGTCAATGCATTAGGTATCGTAAACAAACAATGAACTTTTGAATTTCATTTAATGATACCAGTTAATGTTAAATTATAAATACACTTTTGTATTTACATGTATTCCTCTGGCAGATGCTTTTGTCCATTTGTTAATTCACATTCATTATATACATCAATTACtgttcatttaacatttaaaaatgtattagtgtGTGTAGAAATGAACATTAACCAATgctaataaatgctttaaatgattttattctAGTTATTTCATTAATGTTACACTATAGAATCTTTCAAATATTGAACTCTTAAAAATATTGTACGTTTTTCATATTATGTTTTCTAGCACCTGTACCAAGAAAACCACGCAGAACCAAACTTTTAAAGCCACAACCTACAAAAATGGTAGGAACGCCGACTCTTATTGAATTCATTTTACCTAAGAGCATTATTTGCTTTCACGCTGaaacattaaaatgattaagTGATATGGTTTCATGATGTGAAACCATATATCTAAATGCATACCTAAATATATATCTTGCTAAATTACttctataattattttttttaaatgttttataattcATTTTGTATGCGTAatctttttattcacaattttataatatttgtatgtAACAACGCACTTTCTTTAGCCTCTCAATTGAATTTTCACAGACTAGAAACATGCAAGAGGGAAATAATGTGGCTCTCACAGAGCTTTATGTTCACCACAGTTATTGCTATACCTACCTCCATTTATGGgtgttataattttatttactattattGCTTTCCAACgtgtgattatttatttaacatgcTTGATTCTTATTAGATTAGTTTCTAGGGAAATCATCACAGAAATGCAgaaaagcagcaaaaaagaaaatgttttacgATCCGGCATTGTGTTGTGAAATCCGGTTGTAATCTGGTTGGTCAATGATGACAAGTTTTATGATAAGGCTCTCTATATAAAACGGACTTATGGTTAAAATGTGTGATTGATAAGGCATCGGAGGACATGAATATGTCTATGCTTCCACTCTGTTTACTTGCGTTGTTTGCATTCCCTTTTTAGAAATACTTGCTTTGACCATCTGAAATATCTGCTTATCAGTTGAACTGCTTGTTCCTACTTGAGACTGTCACAAAGTTCTGTCTACGAACAATCCTAAAATTATATCTATAATTTCATGTTGTTCTGACCCCAAATTCCCCAGTGAATACCAAGCGCGTTTTTTCAGACCTCTGACCACGTACTGTAGTCTAGTCTTCTGAAACGCCCTGTTCTCTTCTCGTCCTCAAGCCAAGGGTGGTGGAGGACAGTCTGACATACGCAGAGCTGGAGCTGGTGAAACCGAAGCCTGAGCTGAAAACAGACTCGATTGGATATGCACAACTTGAGCCCAACACAAACTGCACGGGGACTGTATACGCCCAAATACTTTTTGTGGAGAAGCAAGTGTAAATATGTATATGAAGAGTTTCATACCaaaattatttatgaaattgtttaaaatattttttacctaCATACTGGTATTTCACATGGACtattataaatgtaatgcaacagcagcattttctttttatatatttggGCACATTTATGTACCTATAGATTTGAGACCTTCCTTTCTTTAGCAAAAAAGAAAGGATTACATTATGGATTTAACTCCAAACGTGTAATTTGATTACGCAACTTTGTAAAATATgtaacaattttattttttgctatgTTGTATGAAATAAAGATTACTCCTCTAAACGCAGAGGAAGATACAGTACAAGCAAAAGAGCACACTGATTTATTGGCTCAGTTATGTCCGCTTAAACAGCAGTCACGTACTGACTATTAAAGCATTAAAGAATATTTAACCCTCTGATGGAACCATAACATCTATTGCCTTGCTTGTTGAAGTTTACTTTCCATAACTGAGAATACACATGAGTGGCATTAATGGTGCATTAGATATTTTATTCAGCtcgacactgtaaaaaaatattgttggtttaacttaaagtaagtaacctagctgtcttaaaatgttgaatttattgaaataaaaaatttgagttgatacaatgaagggaaTTGGTTTAATtaagagaaactcaaaatattattttatctaaaccacataaaaaactgataaatcatgaaaatagcacaatttggcatgtttcactgggtcatcagaaataaaacacacaattacccaatatgcttacaaaagatttgaattatatttgaataaatgttgtcaattatcaaaaatgttcatcgtattaactcaatttttttatttaaatgaactaaACATGTAAGGTAACCAGGTgacttgttttttaaataattgtttatattggtgactataaaaaaatattaaatttttaacaatatttgaatgcgtaatatttgaaaaataattgttattaataataaatgttttttatatttatgaaaataaattgtaataaacatttatttattttatcatttacattaaattacaaatataaagaTTTAGATTTACAAACAGagcaatattttttatatgaataTGCATGTGAGTGTAGTGAAGGTTATGCACATGGAGCATTTGCTTATTTAGAGATTTTTGATTGTAATAAAAtctataatattttgtaattcaaGAGTGCTCataatttataatgttttataacaGCTAAAAGGTCTATCTACATAATTAGGTTTGGACAAGTTATTATAAGCATGAAGCCACTGATACAATGCACATCCTGTCCTCTCCTATCGTCCATTCTTGAGTttagtctgtctctctctctccctctctctccattTCTCCCACACACAGTTAAGAACCAGTGACTGTGATGAACCCTTTAATggttacatttattaaaatcataCTAATTGTAATCATGCTTAATAATTAGCTTTACAGTGCATTATAATTGGGTTAGGCTACAAGATGGTTCTGCCTAGGTGCtataatttatttgatttaattatTCAGAAGAGCCCAAATGGTTTGACATGTAATATCCTAAAATCACCGACGTATTAAAATTGAGATGGCTATTGTCTTTTCAGAAGGTCATTCGCTTCTCTTCGTGAGATATACGGTGATTATTTTCCAGTCTATTAAGCGCCTCTACTTAGCACAATTAGCCGCATGCACAAAGGTTAAAGAGAGCGACTCTCCCCCCTTCCTTGTGGTCACAGCGCATATTAATGAGCAGATGCGGCGTGGGGATGGCAGAGGGGCCGAACAGGAGAGGGAGTGACAGAGCTAGATACAGTTTCTCCTGTACCCTCAGCTCTGGATCATTCTGAAACATTAGCGTCAAGCGTAAACACAGCTATACTCTTCATCAAAGCCTGACTGTTTTCGTCTCATCTAAACTTACGGTGACCTTCTGCtgccttgttttgtttttgctctGCCGGAGTGGCCGCGCTATAGCAGAGGATACCATTTTCTGACCTGGTCtcctcagagagagagaaaggccTCTGCTCTCTGCTGTTTTGTATGGATATGTGCAGATGTTGCAAGCACAAAACAAAGAACAAAGCGAGAATGTAAACTGTTCTCAAGGGAGATAAATCCACAAACACAGTGTACCACAAACCACACAGAGATGCTTACATATTAGGCCATCAAACGCTGGGCACATTCATCTGCTCTCAATTCGGTTGTGTTCTGAACAACACCCTTGACGAAATATAAAAAGgcagcaacaaaaaaaattctaattttCCCTGCTCTAAACTGCtacttcagcaaaaaaaaaagaaaaaaaaggggaaaaaaagaaaaaaaggtctGTGATTATTTACTCAtgctcatgtcattccaaacccatatgtTGTCATTTAAACTCTAAATGGCAGAATCTGAAGGATTTGACATAGTTC
This window encodes:
- the vstm4a gene encoding V-set and transmembrane domain-containing protein 4a; amino-acid sequence: MKLSAVAIVLLTRAFIGELSGALNVSVTPGPVSMCMEGDNITLSCLVSQRKRSSSVLVLRWLYFPTPEDEHLLVRMGMKKAKYYGNYTKHFPQTKFHLWEEMDGQIYRLLILNVSLEDGGNYTCKVQEIRKHRNKWRASSNGTGSMELRVHHIPSTGKADVLWRMFEDLYLCAVLICSIGLVCMLVFAMTITCQHMQHKRRIRANYYLVKCPENSSGETVTSVASSSPAMHRKEKRHKPQLRNVTERLPPPQIPAKAPVPRKPRRTKLLKPQPTKMPRVVEDSLTYAELELVKPKPELKTDSIGYAQLEPNTNCTGTVYAQILFVEKQV